A window of Sodalis praecaptivus genomic DNA:
ATCCCAGGCCAGGCGGTCGCAGCCCGGCCCGCCGTCGCGATCTTGCAACAACCGGGCGATGCGCCGACGGATATAGCGGGTTTTTTGCCTTCCGTCGCGAAAAGGCCGCCGCGTTAGCCGGGCCAGCTCGGTGAGGATGTCCTGCTCCGTCTCCGGCGCCAGCGTGGTCGACAGCAACAGCACGCCCAGCGCCTGACAATCGCTGTCCGGGAATGCGCAATTAAGCAATGCGGTAATGCTATCTTTACGGCGAAAACGCAGATTCAACGCCCAGCAATCGTCGAGGTAATCGGCGAAGTGCCAGGCGAAAGGCGGGAAGTAGATCGCCTCCCCCGGCTGAAGGATGACCTCCTCGCCGCCGGTCCAGGTCAAAAAAGCCTGGCGGTCGCGTTCGGTGAAGTTTTGCAACGCCCAGCCGCTGAATTGAGTGAAGGGCAGCAATTTCTCGCGGGCGGTGTGAGGGAACACAATAAAACGCTTGCGGCCAAAGATGGCGTATAGAAAGGCGTGCAGGCCATCTTTATCAAAATGGATGGCGGAAAAACTCCCTTTCACGCCAATGAAGTTCTGATTCAGGACCGCCGTGCTCTCGCCTTGTCGCGGGCGGCACACCTCGGGCACGGTAAAAGCGCGCTGCAGCTGATGGCAAGTAGCGAATGCCACCCTGAGCATATGGCGATTATGCGGCGATTCGATCAGGGTGAAATAATCCTTTAAAGAAACCGTTTTATCTCGCCAGGCAGGCAAGTCAGGGGTCTCGCCGGTTTTGTAATGCAGCGGCAGACGGCTGGCGAGATGCTCGCGGATATCGTTTATCCGGATTGCGTCATCATAAACGTCTTGGAGCGGCAGGGAGATAGCGCCAAAGGCATTGATAGCGTCAGCCTTGCTGCGTACGGCGCCCAGCGGCTGACCGTTGAAGAGGTCGGTGATGACAACCGGCCGCTGCCGGCACATATACTGCTGATAAAAACGTTCCGCGGTGGGAAGGGGGATCCTGTCAATGCCCATGCTGCTCTCTCCTCTGTGGCGGGTGGCGGGCGCGCCGGGACGGGGGTGGCTATTCGCCCTGACTCACTTGTAGGGTGTAAGCCGTGACATCCAGCGCGATGACGCCTGGCAGAGGGGCAATTAGCGCCCGCAGCGCCGCCAGGATGCGCGATCCGTGGCGGGGATCGGCACAATCGAGTATCACGATACGCTGCCTGTCTTCATGGTCTTCATGTTCGCCAAACAGCCGCCAGCCGAGTTGGACAGCATTAGCCGACGGCGAGAATCGCTGGCGCAGCATCGCCGCCAGATCAGGCGCATCACCTTGCTCTGTTGGTAGCACCAGCCTGGCGACCACCAGACCGTGGCTGCGATCGCTATCGCCGCCGCTGGCAAGGGGACGTACGATTTTGCGCGCCTCCAGCCGCAATTTTTCCTCCACCTGCCGGGCCAGCGCCGTGGGGGGCGTCTGGTTTTGCGCCAGGTAAGCCTGGCTTGCCAGCGCCTGCGGCGTACTAAGCCGGTAGCGGCAGAAGTAACGTGCGTTGCAGGCGCTGACATAGCGCTCAGCGCTGAGAACGCCCGGTAACGTCAGGCGCTGCGGAATATGTTCTTGACTGTGCCAGCGTTCAAACAGGCTTTTCCCGCTGGCCGCCATGCGCAGCCAAAGTAACAGAGCGCTTTCCTGCGAACTCTCCATAATTTAGGTTCCTCCAACGATGGTGCGGATGGCGGCGCAGAACCTGTCGATATCCTGCCGAGTCATATTGGCTCGTCCCATGACGCGTATGCCCGGTC
This region includes:
- a CDS encoding cupin-like domain-containing protein; this translates as MGIDRIPLPTAERFYQQYMCRQRPVVITDLFNGQPLGAVRSKADAINAFGAISLPLQDVYDDAIRINDIREHLASRLPLHYKTGETPDLPAWRDKTVSLKDYFTLIESPHNRHMLRVAFATCHQLQRAFTVPEVCRPRQGESTAVLNQNFIGVKGSFSAIHFDKDGLHAFLYAIFGRKRFIVFPHTAREKLLPFTQFSGWALQNFTERDRQAFLTWTGGEEVILQPGEAIYFPPFAWHFADYLDDCWALNLRFRRKDSITALLNCAFPDSDCQALGVLLLSTTLAPETEQDILTELARLTRRPFRDGRQKTRYIRRRIARLLQDRDGGPGCDRLAWDLERYIPSPLAEYLDWSDARRPRFR